In Nitrospira defluvii, the genomic stretch CGTGGTGTTGCGGCGCCGTCCGTTCATCCCAGTGTTTGAGCGGCACAAACATCGTCGCGGCATTGGACCCTCGAGTGTTGAATACGAAGTTTTGCCCCGAGAGTGCATCCGTCGAATGAATCGCAGGACTCGCGAGGAAATAGCTTTCGATCTTGCTCAACACGGCATCCGTACGTTGCTTCGACGCCCCGTCGGGAAGTTGCACGATCGTGATGAAATACCCCTGATCTTCCTCCGGCAAAAAGCTGTTCGGCGTGATTTTGAACAGCATGAACACGCCCACGAGCAGAACGCCGAAGAGCGCCATCGAGAGCAGCCGCCGCGACAGAGTCAGGGTGACGGTCGAGGTATATCGCCCCTGCATCCAGGCGAAGATCCGGTTGAACCGGCCGAACAATCCGCGATGAGATTCCTCGCCCGGCTTGAGCACCAGCGCGCACAACGCGGGGCTCAAGGTCAGCGCGACGAAGCCGGAGATGATGACAGCGATGGAAATGGTGATGGCAAACTGCTTGTAGAGTTCTCCAGTGATCCCGCCCAGAAATCCGACTGGGACGAACACGGCGCACAACACCAATACAATGGCGATCACCGGCCCCGTCACTTCTTCCATCGCCCGCTTGGCAGCATTCTTTGCCGACAGCTTGCCTTGCGTCATGTGCCGTTCGCAATTCTCTACGACGACGATCGCGTCGTCCACCACGATACCGATCGCCAGCACCATACCGAACAGGGTGAGGGTATTGATCGAAAAGCCGAGCGCCTGCATGCCGGCGAACGTCCCGATCAGAGACACCGGTACCGCTACGCCTGGAATCAACGTCGCCCGCCAGCTCTGCAAAAACAGATAGACCACGAGGATGACCAGGACCATCGCTTCGGCCAACGTCTTGACCACTTCTTTGATGGAGACATCGATAAAGCGAGTGGTGTCATAGGGAATGTCATACGAGACGCCGGTCGGAAACCCCTTGGACACCTCTGACAACTCCGCCCGCACTCGTTTCACGGTTTCCAGCGCATTGGCCCCGGGGGAGAGAAAGGTGAGCAAGAACACGTTCGGCTGACCGTTCCAACGGCCTTCGAGGGTGTAGGATTGCGCTCCCAACTCCACACGCGCGACATCCTTCAGCCGGACCATCGATCCGTTCGGCATCGCGCGAACGATCATCTCCTCGAAATCTTTGACTTCAGTCAGCCGGCCTTGAGTGATGACGGGGATCGTGAGCTCCGTCCCCTTCAATGCCGGCTCCCGGCCGATGGTGCCCGCAGGAAAATCCCGGTTTTGTTCACGCACGACATTGGCGATATCCGTCGGTGTCAAACTGAGCTGAGCCATGCGGATCGGATCCAGAATCAGCCGCATGGAGTAGTTCTGTGAACCGAATACCACCGCGTTGCCCACGCCTCGGAGGCGCTTCAGGTTGTCGAGGACGCGCAGAATCGCATAATTGGAGAGATAGACTGTGTCGTGCGTCGGATCGGTCGAACTCAACGCGACGACGGCCAACAGGTCCGGCGACACCTTGTTGATACTGATGCCCTGCCGGACGACCTCGGGCGGCAACTGCGGCTCCGCAAGTTTCACGCGGTTCTGCGTTTGCACCTGCGCGATATCGACATCCGTGCCGATCTCAAAGGTCAACTTGATCGACATATGTCCGTCGTTCGTACTGGTCGAATCGTAGTAGAGCAGATTGTCGATACCGGGCAGTTGCACCTCAATGGGGCGCGCCACCGAATCAGCCACGATTTCCGCATTGGCGCCGGGGTAGTCGGCTTCGATCTGAACGACCGGTGGGGTGATTTCTGGAAATTGGGCGACCGGCAATGCCTGTAAAGCGACCAAGCCGAGCACCATGATGACGATCGACAAGACCGAAGCGAAAATCGGGCGGTCGATAAAGAAATGTGAAATCACGAGGCGCTCTCCGGCTGCGTCGGGGCGGCAGTCGGAACGGTCGCTGCGCCGGCGGCGGGAACCGGTACGGGCTTCACCGGAGCCCCGGGCGCTATTTTATGCAGGCCCTCCACAATGATGCGATCGCCGACATGCAATCCCTCCTCCACAATCCATTGGTTGCCCTGCCAACTGGTCGCCACAATCTCCCGCATCTCGACCTTATCGTCCTTGCCCACCACAAATACGATGGAGCCCTTGGCGCCCTGTTGTACCGCACGTTGCGGCACCAGAATCGCCCCGGTCTTGAGCGTGCCCTTGAACCGTACCCGCACGAACTGCCCCGGCAGCAACACCCGATCCGGGTTGGGAAATACCACCCGTGCCTGTCGTGAGCCCGTATCGGTTTTCAATCCCACATCGAGCAGATCCAAGACCCCTTCATGCTGGTACGTGGTGCCGTCGACAAACGTCAGCACGCCGCGCAACTGGTACACGCCGGGATGCTGAATCCGTTTGGCATCGGTATCGCGCTTCCGTTTCAGCAAAAAACTCTCCGGCGCACTCACGATGACATACATGGGATCGACTTGATGGATCATGGTCAACAGATCCGTTTGCGCCGACACCAATCGGCCTTCATACACACGAGTCCGTTCGATCATCCCATTGATCGGCGCGATGATCAGCGTATTGTCGAGATCGAATTTGGCTTTGACGAGTTCGGCTTTGGCCCCTTCCAGAGCGGCCTTGGCCGCCAACTCTTCGGCCACCGCGTCATCCACGTCTTTCGTACTCACCGCCTGCTCCGCTAACAGCGGCTTCACGCGCGCCAGATTCTGCTTGGCCTGCACCAACCGGGCTTCCGATTGCGCCACTTTGGCCTTGGCACTCAGCATCGCGGCGTGGAACGGAACAGGATCGATTTGATAAAGCCGATCGCCCTTTTTGACGTCGCGCCCTTCCTTAAAAAACCACTGTTTCAAAATGCCGGTGACCTGGGATCGAATTTCCACGGGACGCGACGACTCTGCCTGGCCGATGAACTCTGGCTCGTCAGGCACATCCTGAGCGGTCGCGACCACGACCCCCACCTCCGGCACCTGAAGTGGCGGAGCGGAACCGGCCTCCTGCTTGCAACCAGGCACAAGTGCCAACGCGAACCACCCGCACAACATCGGCGCTAGAGCGGACCATCGCAGTCGCCTGATCATGCGTACTCCATAAAAAATCTCAATTGGTGGGCGTGCTCATATGAACGCGAGTCCATCTTACTGGTTGGCTGCCAGGTAAGCAACGGAGTCACAGCCTGTTGGGTCGCTCCGCCCACGTCACATCAGGCGCGCGGAAACACGACCCGGGTGTGTCGCACTGGCACAGCGGCTGGCGAATGGAAGAGGTGCTGCGGTGAGGCCAAGGCATCGCGGGAGACGGAGGCGGAAGGACAGCCGTCCCTTCACGATGAGACAACAAGCCTTCTCCGCCACCGTCATCCCTCGGCGGAACCTACTTGATGGCGTGGAGCGTCTCGCGCAGTTCCTTCAACTCGGCCATCAGTAGATCCAAGTGCTGATCGCGCTGAGGCTGATCATCCTTAAACTTCCAGAGCCGCCGGAAAATCGCACCGAGCTCCTTCTTGTGCGTCACCGCCAGCGCATACGCCGGAGTCTTGCTTTGCGCATCCGTCACCCCACAAAACGAATCATCCAGAGCATGGAATTGATTGTGGAGATCGTCAAAGGCCGAATCGACACCCTTGCCGCCCTTTGCTTTCGATGCGGTCGCCTCCATCATGCTGGTCAGATTCGCCATGGTCTCTACCCCGTTGCCCCCCTTCGCCTGCACCGCGTAGTCGCCGGCACGCGGATAAAACAGGTAGCTGCACCCACTCAGGGTGGTCAGCATGAGCGCCATCATGAGCGATCCGATCACACGTTGCATGGTGTCCTCCTTTGCCGGTCAATGATCTATGCCTCATCAGACATTTCGTCACCGCGAAGTCGAGCAGCCGCCAACCAGCCGGCCCGAACAGGTCTACCGGTCCGCGACCGTCCTGATCGGACGTGACCATCGGTTTGGGTATGGTCAATCACCGCGCTGTTGGTCGCCCAGGGCCGACAAGGTCTTACGGTTTCCTGCTGTAGACGATTTCCAGCACCTTCGATTCCTTCTGGCCGTGATGCGCACCGTACATCTCGAAGACCTGGTTATTGTTGTCGACGATCTTCCAGACCGCGCGATGGTGCATCTGTCCTCCGCCCGGCTCCGGGTGCGAGCCCTTCAGGGTGATCGTCTTGCCGTCGCCGCCTGCGGTGCCTTCCATGATAAAGATGCCCGTGCCCATACTATCCATCCAGGCGGTGACATACTTCTTTTTCATATTGTCGTACCCGTCGATGCCGATGCCGGAGAAAGGCTGCCCCATCATCTGCCCGTGATACTCCTG encodes the following:
- a CDS encoding multidrug efflux RND transporter permease subunit yields the protein MISHFFIDRPIFASVLSIVIMVLGLVALQALPVAQFPEITPPVVQIEADYPGANAEIVADSVARPIEVQLPGIDNLLYYDSTSTNDGHMSIKLTFEIGTDVDIAQVQTQNRVKLAEPQLPPEVVRQGISINKVSPDLLAVVALSSTDPTHDTVYLSNYAILRVLDNLKRLRGVGNAVVFGSQNYSMRLILDPIRMAQLSLTPTDIANVVREQNRDFPAGTIGREPALKGTELTIPVITQGRLTEVKDFEEMIVRAMPNGSMVRLKDVARVELGAQSYTLEGRWNGQPNVFLLTFLSPGANALETVKRVRAELSEVSKGFPTGVSYDIPYDTTRFIDVSIKEVVKTLAEAMVLVILVVYLFLQSWRATLIPGVAVPVSLIGTFAGMQALGFSINTLTLFGMVLAIGIVVDDAIVVVENCERHMTQGKLSAKNAAKRAMEEVTGPVIAIVLVLCAVFVPVGFLGGITGELYKQFAITISIAVIISGFVALTLSPALCALVLKPGEESHRGLFGRFNRIFAWMQGRYTSTVTLTLSRRLLSMALFGVLLVGVFMLFKITPNSFLPEEDQGYFITIVQLPDGASKQRTDAVLSKIESYFLASPAIHSTDALSGQNFVFNTRGSNAATMFVPLKHWDERTAPQHHVKSLIGAAYGEFAKIPEALILAFNAPSIRGLGATGGFSVQLQDPSGGDFNKFSAVAQEFVSKARQNPAIGAIGTSFRVSAPRIFAKVNRERAKALGVPISEVFDTLQAYFGNLYINDFVKFGRVFRVQTEAEAQYRSTPDDISKIYVRAVGAQGPTMIPLDTVVSTEFSSGPDPVTHFNGYNTALVLGAAAPGVSSGQVLDALDTLAKEVLVPKGYGIDWSGISYQERMVGNQSFYAFGFGLLMVFLVLAAQYESWVVPFAVILAVPIGLFGALSAVWLKGMTNDIYFQIGLVTLIGLSAKNAILIVEFANKRYEEGHPLLDATIEAAKLRFRPIVMTSMAFILGVVPLVVATGAGAASRNSIGTGVFGGMVAATFLAIFFVPLFFVLIRSLSSRGTNPGSPSSPQMHDGPEKERDYQHA
- a CDS encoding efflux RND transporter periplasmic adaptor subunit, whose amino-acid sequence is MIRRLRWSALAPMLCGWFALALVPGCKQEAGSAPPLQVPEVGVVVATAQDVPDEPEFIGQAESSRPVEIRSQVTGILKQWFFKEGRDVKKGDRLYQIDPVPFHAAMLSAKAKVAQSEARLVQAKQNLARVKPLLAEQAVSTKDVDDAVAEELAAKAALEGAKAELVKAKFDLDNTLIIAPINGMIERTRVYEGRLVSAQTDLLTMIHQVDPMYVIVSAPESFLLKRKRDTDAKRIQHPGVYQLRGVLTFVDGTTYQHEGVLDLLDVGLKTDTGSRQARVVFPNPDRVLLPGQFVRVRFKGTLKTGAILVPQRAVQQGAKGSIVFVVGKDDKVEMREIVATSWQGNQWIVEEGLHVGDRIIVEGLHKIAPGAPVKPVPVPAAGAATVPTAAPTQPESAS
- a CDS encoding DUF1579 domain-containing protein — its product is MRRSYATMLCLCAVLVAVPALAKEQKAGKKMDEQAMMELWKQMATPGEQHKLLAGLAGSWTTKTKEWMEPGKPAMESDGTAEIKTLMDGRFIYQEYHGQMMGQPFSGIGIDGYDNMKKKYVTAWMDSMGTGIFIMEGTAGGDGKTITLKGSHPEPGGGQMHHRAVWKIVDNNNQVFEMYGAHHGQKESKVLEIVYSRKP